A window of Cydia fagiglandana chromosome Z, ilCydFagi1.1, whole genome shotgun sequence genomic DNA:
CTAATGTTGGGTATGCTGACTAgtgtgtgcggaaagagaagagtcgtgggatgtactgggccccatacattcaaCGACTTGTCTCTTTTCTCACAGACTCTAGAAGCAACGCATCAGAAGCGTTGACCTAAATCCAGTAAGGTGTAATGAGCCCTTACGTAGAGCGCTCGGGGCTTGAGCACGTACTGCCCGATCGTTGTCCATGTTGAATGTGAACTGTAGTGGTCACGCCATCACCGTCCCGACTCACCGTAGTGCACCGTGTCCGTATTTTATCTCACTAACATTTATGTCACGGCCCTATGATCTGATCGAGCACCCTGAAAACTTATCGCTGAATTGTGCTTGAACTATTTATGTGCCTTTTGAAATTACATTGTAGTGATATTCTTGTTTGTGTTCATACAAAGTTCAAGTGCGATGTCAGCTCGATTCAAGTTTTGCATGTGTATAATTCCTCATTACTAGCGTTTTAGGCAAGTTAAACAATTTACATCACTGCGGAGAAAATAAACATGGGGTATtttaggccaatcaaattagatccaAAAATAGCGAAATCGTTTTAATACTTTCACTAGTCCTAAATGCGTGTATTCTGAGTTGGCTCCATTCCATGTGTTCGATTgccataataatattttttaccttTAGGTAATTAAGCCTTAAGGCTTATCTTTTGTTTATATtagttgttattgttttatgtaattttttgtatAGGTAATTATCGATAAATTTGATTGGCCTATTTACAGTAggtcaaattaatattattgacTGTTTTTCGGGTTTGGGTAAATTCGTCATGAagtcatagtttttttttggatcGGACAGCGGCATCCACAACCATACAAAGTAAGATTACACACAATCATACCAAATAAGATTATAAAACCCGAAATAcattctaagattttttttgtatcacATATACAACGTGCCCACGAAGAACCCGAGAGATTTTAACAGTATAATCCTGATCATATTCTGTACTGATCGTATATTTTTGGTGAAATTTACCATTTAATAATTGACctatacttattaaatttttttcctCCTTTTGGCCTCAGAAATCcgtggttaaaattaaaatctctCGTGTTCCTCGTGGGTACCTTGTGTTGTAATTGTGGCTATTACTACTATTTCCGAATCGATATGATAATAATAAGAAATCTTCTACTAATGCAGTCTAACTAAAACGGTAGTAAGTAATTCTTAATTTTAatgggattttaattttatacatagaCACTTTTTTTTTGTGCTAATATATCTTTACTTAGGCATATCAAGGTAAGTAATTAACAATTTTGATTGTTAAAGACGACTCTACATAAATAAGAAttacttattcataaaataatattcataGATATTTAACACTAACACTTGCCTATTTAAccgtttaggtaggtatatttgttttataagaatACTTTATAAACTTTAAGCTCAACTGCTATGGTGTTACGTTTCAGTTTTGCGATGATATACAATCTAATTCGCTTAATTGTATAATatgacaaattatttttttaaatatttgtttctaAAATCGAATTAAATGAAGAGGTGAcggatttagatttattttttctGGATGTGGATGTAGCCTAGATCTAAAAAATATGGCATTTTTGTTAATAGGTATTCCTCAAGACAAAGGTGCGCAATGTCACGCAATCTGATTTTCCAGAATTGGCAAGACTTCTGCTTAATTTGGCATTTTACGTCATGCCATAAAAAACCTACTGTTTAAAGATCGGCTAAATAATACGTAGCTGTTGTTGTTAAATATGGTAGACGGTATGTGTAATGTTGAATGAAGGGTGTATTGACTTGCGGCAGGTGCTGTCGATGAGCGATGAGCTGCGGCGCGCGCTCTACTCGACGGGCTCCTCGCTCGACATGGAGTTCTCGCCGCCCGACCTCATCGGCACCTCCGAGATCTTCACAATGGAACACAGGTTAACTATTACTCCACCTCATTAAATAACGCATATAAAATCAACATAAATAGCATAGCATTAAGGCGGCAAAATCAGTCTATTCTTTCTTTTTTCCAATTTGGTACTTTTCGGCCGCATGgaacaaatattattttatccaTACTTTGGCGACGGTCACCATACTAAGGCGCACGTGGTCTGCCGACCCATTAttgtaatcaatcaatcaaacttttattgataaaatagaagtattttacatgtcaacacaTTATTTCTATTACACAACACACATTATTATttgtaattgttattttaatgtatttcttATATAAGGAATGAAAAGCAGAGACTATAACACATGACACATGAAATCCTCGCTACACTCAAGTTTTCAATTTAGCTCCCTTGTCACAACCTGCTAGTTCGATCGTACTGTGTCTGGAACTAGCCGCTGGCCGCTTGCTGTTTATGGATACTCACTAGTTGACGCTAATAAATTAACACCATAAACATGACATGTGCTTGATGCGTTCAATTTATTATAGACGTGTTTTGAATGCATTGACGCAATGAATATCATTacaagtgattataattaaatataaattttgtaATTGCGAATTTTATGGCATCGTAATATCGTAATGGATATTTATGTAGGTTTGTCTTCGAATGATATACACAAGTAAAATAAGTATGGAGATGtaggaaatattataatttcTAACTACATTAAAGGCCGCCGCGCTGGGTTCAtgcatgtacctacttgtaataGTGAGCTGCGAAATTCCATGGAGAAacatgaatgaattcattgataaagtcACCTTTGACTTTTGCGGCTGATACTCGTTAACTGCTGATGGTACAGTACACCTATACGTGTGTGCAGCTCGAAAAAAGAAGCAGGTTTGACCTATCAGTCAAATACTTTATTGTTATGTTGTTGTTACAGAGAGAAACTGTGCAGCGTGCtgccggcgcgcgcgcagggCTACATGTGGTCGCTGGCCTTCAGCACCAGCCAGCACGGGTTCTCGCTCGCCTCCATGTACCGCAAGATGCAGCGCGTCGACAGCCCCGTGCTACTCGTCATCCAGGACACACAGAACAATGTAACTTAACATTATCATTTCAAACTCCTCGACTGCACTTAACACATGTTATTATTTACTATGGCGGTCTTCACTGCGCGCTGTGGCGAAATTAAAAAAGTCATAATGGATCGCACACAAAAGATACAGCTGTGTGTACAAGTGTGCTGTTCCAACAGCTTTAGCATGTAGTAAGTTTACAACTTGCGCATACCTATTGTTTACACCAGTAAACTACGCGTTTATCTTCTTAAATTACTCGcacaatcatcatcataagtATTGGGTATCAATGAGTATTGTGGTCCTTGTCCAGGTGTTCGGTGCGCTGACATCTTGCGCGCTGCACCCGTCCGAGCACTTCTACGGCACGGGCGAGTCGCTGCTATTCTCGTTCCAGCGCGTGGACGAGCGGCGCGCGTCCACGGAGGAGCCGCgctcgccgcccgcgcccgccgccgccgccgcccccgcCATCGCCCTGCCCGACGTCACCGTCGACGCCGATGAAAAACACGGTAACAAACATTAACCCGAGGGACACTCCGACAGCGGCGTCATTTACTTGTCCAAACATAAGTAGAACCCTTTTTATCATAGCATCAATCATCATACGTTTTGCGGCAACTAGATTGTCAGACGTTAGCTCCTAATGGCAGCTAGGCGGCAATTTAACTGTACAGACAGCGCCATTGTCTTCAGcagagatgcgaaaaatactttataaaaagtatttaaatacaaaatacaaatacttccttgatattactatttcaaatgcaaaatacaaaatagtttttgaatttgtatttaaatacaaaataccaaataggtattttcaaaatgctttttaaaaatacaaatactttgcgataaaagatACTCTgaatagtgaatacctagtctgaattaaaaagtattactcggaatttctgagttgaaaagactcgttattgtttgaaatcaatcctcttcGTCATCAATCAAATCtataaagtgcaaatttctagttgtttttaaccggtaggatgtacggatgatggtttttaacggccaacttttaaagcattaatttgtaatgttttacagcttgtataatgcctctcgttagtgagatgaaaacgtctcgtttgtgtttcaccagggcagaaaaatttgtcctcctctcgtgccttgaaaccctcgcaacactcaagattccacttttttaaccactcgctacgcttgtggtcatgtgcgacgttactaaacagattcaacagttccatgttaaaagaatgagagagttgccaggattgtaacatcagaagagattgtaactcctacatacctacctacccacctacctacctactataaagtattttgtattttgaaaatagaaaataggtcccaaaaactatttcaaataaaatacaaaatggttttcttcaaaaggtatttaaatacaaaatacaaaataggtattttgcattttgtatttgcattttaaatacaagtatttcaaataagtcacatctctggtcTTCAGCTGTGATATTTGTGGCCAATacatatattttcatgtatacGTGGCAGCATTagttataaatgtaatataaaCGAATGTAACTTGCATTTTCGACATCGTATGCCATGCCATAAATAACGTTGGAGGTACAGTCAACTtgaaaaatatgggtgcacaaatcatctcaaaaatatgttccatagctcttatgtcagcgaattaagaactatgggacatatttttgaatacgttggctacacccatatttctacagttgactgtactcgAGATTATTACAACATTTACATTACAAATACAAGATAAaccctatttattatttttgcatttACAGATCAAACGCCACCGGTGAAAACCAAATTCAAGTATTGGGGTTGGACAGGCGACAACATGTATTTTATTCGTGGTAGCAACGACAACATCTCCATTGGCGCTGGCGAGTGAGTATTACTGAGCTGAGTATTTGGCTAAATTTCAAAATGTAGGTTTTGATGGCGTCTGCTCTtgcataatattataaattaaacgtttaaaatataatgattgCCATCACACCATAACCAGCCTTAAAGCCTTATTCTTAAAATTTAGCAACCTCTTACAATCCTCTATAaaattttgtctctttctaacaaacagatgatgatgaaatgatGAAAATGATTATAGACGGTTTGTTACATTAGACGAACAATTACAAATAACGTCATGAgtataaaaaagtttttgatatGTAATCGATAAATTATAATGTAATGGTGATTCGCAGCGGCAAGTTCGGTCTGTGGCTGGACGGAGACCTGTACCTGGGGCGCACGCAGCGCTGCACCACATACGGGAACGAGCCGCTGACGACGCGCGAGGACTTCATAGTCAAGATCATGGAGTGCTGGACCTTCATCTGAgcggccgcgccgccgccgccgccgcctcctTCGCCGCGCCCGAGCCTCCGTCGCCGTCACGCCGCTCCACCCTCATACTTCACCACATAAGCTTTAGACTATCttatgaaatttgctataaagATTTGACATTTTTACAAGTCAGTCTTTTCGACTGTAGTACCGATGAGTCTGAGAACGATTTTGTACTCGCATCGTGACTCGATTGGCGTAGAATGACATCGATAGGCCGCAACGAAGACAATATATCGAAACTTCTAAGCGCATTTCTAGTCAAATGTACTAAAGTAAACCTGACCAATGTTTTGATTCTCTTCGAATTTAGTGGCGTGTTCTGATGGAGCGTCGACCCGGAGCCGGGCGCGGGCGACCTCTCGCGAGTAGAGCAAGTGCATTAATCCTAGTCAATTGTCACTCGTATCTAAGTTGACGGTTTGTAGAAGATGGCAGAGCTGCTAGCGCGAGCAGAGCTCTGGGGTAGACGTCGATAGTTCGCGTGCGGCGCGACCGAGTCCGCCGGCCGCGGCCGCACCGCCACCAGCCCAATACTGATTACGTGTCAATTCATACAATTACTATTGTGCATTGTTattaagaaaatattaaaaacgtATTTGTTACGATAAAATCAATGTATAATGTTATGTAGCAAGTTTATAACTAAGGAACAGCCGTTTTAGTGAGGTGTTACGGGAATTATGAAAGGGCTTGCTGGTAGCATACAGTGACGGTGTACAACTTAGAGTTGTCTGGACTCACGGACGATTCTGATAGAGTTTATATGGCTGAGCACAAGCTACTTCAATTAATGAGCGTTGGGTTGCTCTCTGATAAAGGCACTGCCTATTGCTGCCTGCCTGCACTGCCGCAAGTGCATTTGTGGCTACCACTTTACAGTCCAATGGAAAATTCACTCTTGATTGATCCAACTCACTTAGGCCGATTAAAGTCATTGATTCTCGGTGGATCTGTACTGAAACAATtttgttataatatatatacttttttatatataactTTGAGCAGAGAATGACCACTTCTGTGGTTAGCCCCTGCTCTTGagcataaataaatactagTTATTTTTCAAATAAACCACCTCAGACTAGATAAACCTAGAACAACTACCGTATATAACTAATATTATCGTCATCACTAAAtttctaaaaatataatttctaacATAGGTATGTTATAATTACTGCATTCAGTAGTTTTTAGTGAGTTGTCAGTCTGGAAACAGTCCGATAAGTGGTGAATCTAACGGCTTCGTTAATCAACAGCCGTTTATTTTATCTGAACCCCTAAGTCGGCGTACTGCACATTCTCAATTCTTCTATTCATACGTGTTTTCTCTGGGACCAGTCCAGAcgcgaaaaataaatatttcaacctTTCAACCACCCGTGTCGCCGGCGGTACGAAGTTACACGaagttttgtcttatttattAGACCGCGGCGAAATTTTGTATGTGTTAATTATATATCAGTCTAAGGCGGTTAAAATAAGACCAGTACAGTGTTGCAGTCAAATGACATTGTAATAGCCTATGAGTTGGGACGTGACGTTCCCGCACACTCCACCTTCCCGAGAGAGACCATTCCCGGTAGGGGAgtaatcttatacctttaaactagccattcttgtatatatttcggggatctcagaAACTGCTCTAACTATGAAATTTGCTATTTAGGGGTTtacgggggcgaaaaatcgatctagcatCTTATTTCCGGGGAAACGCgcattttgagtttttatatgtattGGTCTCCCATCAGGTACTGGTAACTTATGCTCGTACTCGACGATCGACAAGAAGGAATTAAACTCATTAGTTGAAATATTCAACTAACTCCGAGACAGGTAAAAATTAAGAATGTGCAGTTCAGCATCAGTATACTTCAAGAGTCTGGAACAATATAACATATCTGAATGTCTATTACATATGCcttttataagtaataactGTAGCACCTTTCCCTTTTTATTATGTTAACAAAGATTTTCATGTCCATggttttatgtttaatttttcaTCATTACgagtcataataattattatattagtgAGCATTACTGTTCTGTGATTTTATTACCTACTCTGGTTTGTTGTCACTGTACTAACGGTGAACAGCTaagtaagtttattttaaagaaCAGTTCACAAGTTTGTTCCATTCATTATAATATGTTGACTTAGGCTAGAAGTAAAATTTGTTATAATATCAGAGTGTAAACAATTATTTTTGTCATATAACGCTTCAGTACAGAAATGAGTAGctgatatttaatattaaattagtaaaaaaataGTTATATTAGAGGGCTTGATGAATATAATCGTCATTGTGCTTAGTAATCGTGTCACTTAGCATGATGTTACTCAGATTTATCTGGTCGTAGAGCATTACTTTTGTGGAGTAAGTGCGCTCCGAGCGCCGCCGGCGCCGACGCGTCGAGCCGCCTCTTACACTACTTGTACGCTTTTCATGTATATTACAGACTATTCCTTTTTGAGATTATTGGAGTTATATTATGCGAGAAGCCAcgcaaaataatattattgtgaTTACCTATGTAATAGTAGTAAATTTATTGTGAAGGAATATTTTGAAGCAATGTGCAGGCATAATGAAATACTTTAGTCCTATCAGAAGCAATAATATCGGATAAATGCAATATTGAATACATACCGGTTGGTGCACCTACGGCGCTGGCGCTGCCATCCGCGTGCACCGTGCAGACTTCATATACAGAGAGAGCACATTGTTTTGAGGGTGTCTGCATAAGTTATTATTGTtacaaatttataaataattagaCTTGTTGAGTAGCTGTgacaaatttaaatatatttatttattcacattGAGTTTCACTATAAGATTATTGTAGTTGCATAATTTTTGTGAtgattatgttatttataagttgTTAAAATGTAAAGCAAAGCCATAATAATTGAGAGTATATTATTTTGAGAAAATTTAGTGTTTTCTTTTAgtatttatacaataataaaaccCTGCCTACGAAAGCAGAATGCCCCAAATTCAAACCTTATGGGCATTTGTCTGTTCATGACAGATTGCTCCTGATTTATGTCTATAtaagtatacagtgtggaaaggtAAGTctggccctggagggaaactacctttaATCCTTAAGCtagctttttaaaaataaaggaatgtctctattaagtaaaatgagccagcttaaggatttaaccttttggacgccgtgtcaaacacaaaagcagtcacccggacgccacgtcaccgaagtgtcaaaactgaaattgaactttatgcatatgcacgtaggtctatgttgctctgtggtttgTGACCTATTAATACGtctggcgttggacctgcggtgcggatatatcggtcattggcgtccaaaaggttaaggtagtttccctccagggcccgacttatttttCCAAACTGTATATCGTTGTTTACAACCAACAGCACAAGGCATTGATATTGAGCTTACTCGGCTATTGAGGTTAGGTCGATTTGTGTGTAATAAAATTGTcccacaatatttatttattattgttattcagtaatacataatatatggaTGAACATTTATGAATGATTAAACAAAAGTGAGCTAGTAATGTCGTGGGCGATTGCTGTGGTGGCCGTAGCTCCTGTCGTCGTAGGAGCGCGAGTGGTCGTGGCGGCCGTGGTCGTGGCGGCCGCGGCCGTGGTCGCGCCCGTCCCGGCCGTCGCGGCCGTCGCGCGAGTACGGCTGGTTGCGGCGGTTGAAGCGCCGGTCGTTCCGCCGCCCGCCGTTATTCGGCACCCACCATGATTCTATAATAGGCGGTGGACTCGGCTCCGCTTTAAAAACCTTCATAAATGCTTCATCATTTTCTGTATATCTATCTTTTAGTTCTTCTTCGCAACTGGCCAAAAATTGTTGATCTTGATCAGATAAATGCTCCGAGGTAGCCATAGTCCTTAGAAGTCAACAGGAAACTTGACCAGTGAATCTataactgtaaaaaaaaataatttaggtTGTTATATTAAC
This region includes:
- the LOC134679503 gene encoding TLD domain-containing protein 2 isoform X18, whose product is MGERTGSSGDVSDITRESWEVLSMSDELRRALYSTGSSLDMEFSPPDLIGTSEIFTMEHREKLCSVLPARAQGYMWSLAFSTSQHGFSLASMYRKMQRVDSPVLLVIQDTQNNVFGALTSCALHPSEHFYGTGESLLFSFQRVDERRASTEEPRSPPAPAAAAAPAIALPDVTVDADEKHDQTPPVKTKFKYWGWTGDNMYFIRGSNDNISIGAGDGKFGLWLDGDLYLGRTQRCTTYGNEPLTTREDFIVKIMECWTFI
- the LOC134679503 gene encoding TLD domain-containing protein 2 isoform X16; translation: MGERTGSSGDVSDITRESWELLKAPYVKIYSIMKSQAEALGDSLGEEPRPEVLSMSDELRRALYSTGSSLDMEFSPPDLIGTSEIFTMEHREKLCSVLPARAQGYMWSLAFSTSQHGFSLASMYRKMQRVDSPVLLVIQDTQNNVFGALTSCALHPSEHFYGTGESLLFSFQRVDERRASTEEPRSPPAPAAAAAPAIALPDVTVDADEKHDQTPPVKTKFKYWGWTGDNMYFIRGSNDNISIGAGDGKFGLWLDGDLYLGRTQRCTTYGNEPLTTREDFIVKIMECWTFI
- the LOC134679505 gene encoding RNA guanine-N7 methyltransferase activating subunit-like isoform X2, which translates into the protein MATSEHLSDQDQQFLASCEEELKDRYTENDEAFMKVFKAEPSPPPIIESWWVPNNGGRRNDRRFNRRNQPYSRDGRDGRDGRDHGRGRHDHGRHDHSRSYDDRSYGHHSNRPRHY
- the LOC134679503 gene encoding TLD domain-containing protein 2 isoform X20, coding for MSDELRRALYSTGSSLDMEFSPPDLIGTSEIFTMEHREKLCSVLPARAQGYMWSLAFSTSQHGFSLASMYRKMQRVDSPVLLVIQDTQNNVFGALTSCALHPSEHFYGTGESLLFSFQRVDERRASTEEPRSPPAPAAAAAPAIALPDVTVDADEKHDQTPPVKTKFKYWGWTGDNMYFIRGSNDNISIGAGDGKFGLWLDGDLYLGRTQRCTTYGNEPLTTREDFIVKIMECWTFI
- the LOC134679503 gene encoding TLD domain-containing protein 2 isoform X17 — its product is MQTMKCIEMVRLGPATAERSSTFDSDKVLSMSDELRRALYSTGSSLDMEFSPPDLIGTSEIFTMEHREKLCSVLPARAQGYMWSLAFSTSQHGFSLASMYRKMQRVDSPVLLVIQDTQNNVFGALTSCALHPSEHFYGTGESLLFSFQRVDERRASTEEPRSPPAPAAAAAPAIALPDVTVDADEKHDQTPPVKTKFKYWGWTGDNMYFIRGSNDNISIGAGDGKFGLWLDGDLYLGRTQRCTTYGNEPLTTREDFIVKIMECWTFI
- the LOC134679503 gene encoding TLD domain-containing protein 2 isoform X15, yielding MFRLIRKTVRRLIDTFRKAEIMIFNMGMRRRGTLHSITRRGTVGSNKTSTLRSLRRATIHSLCQVLSMSDELRRALYSTGSSLDMEFSPPDLIGTSEIFTMEHREKLCSVLPARAQGYMWSLAFSTSQHGFSLASMYRKMQRVDSPVLLVIQDTQNNVFGALTSCALHPSEHFYGTGESLLFSFQRVDERRASTEEPRSPPAPAAAAAPAIALPDVTVDADEKHDQTPPVKTKFKYWGWTGDNMYFIRGSNDNISIGAGDGKFGLWLDGDLYLGRTQRCTTYGNEPLTTREDFIVKIMECWTFI
- the LOC134679503 gene encoding TLD domain-containing protein 2 isoform X19, which codes for MQAMRALVPQCRRAAGARTKVLSMSDELRRALYSTGSSLDMEFSPPDLIGTSEIFTMEHREKLCSVLPARAQGYMWSLAFSTSQHGFSLASMYRKMQRVDSPVLLVIQDTQNNVFGALTSCALHPSEHFYGTGESLLFSFQRVDERRASTEEPRSPPAPAAAAAPAIALPDVTVDADEKHDQTPPVKTKFKYWGWTGDNMYFIRGSNDNISIGAGDGKFGLWLDGDLYLGRTQRCTTYGNEPLTTREDFIVKIMECWTFI